From a single Brassica napus cultivar Da-Ae chromosome C9, Da-Ae, whole genome shotgun sequence genomic region:
- the LOC106382187 gene encoding protein COBRA, which yields MESSVSKMSFLAVLVVFLISSSYITSTEAYDALDPEGNITMKWDVMSWTPDGYVAVVTMFNFQKYRHIPSPGWTLGWKWAKKEVIWSMVGAQTTEQGDCSKYKGNIPHCCKKDPTVVDLLPGTPYNQQIANCCKGGVLNSWVQDPGNAASSFQISVGAAGTTNKTVRVPRNFTLMGPGPGYTCGPAKVVRPTKFVTTDTRRTTQAMMTWNITCTYSQFLAQRTPTCCVSLSSFYNETIVGCPTCACGCQNNKTESGACLDPDTPHLASVVSPPTKKGTILPPLVQCTRHLCPIRVHWHVKQNYKEYWRVKITITNFNYRLNYSQWNMVAQHPNFDNITQIFSFNYKSITPYAGLNDTAMLWGVKFYNDFLSEAGPLGNVQSEILFRKDQATFSFEKGWAFPRRIYFNGDNCVMPPPDTYPFLPNGGFRPEVSVFASVLLPVLLVFFFFSA from the exons AAGCATATGATGCGCTTGATCCTGAAGGAAACATTACAATGAAATGGGATGTCATGAGCTGGACTCCTGATGGCTATGTT GCGGTGGTTACCATGTTCAACTTCCAGAAATACAGACACATTCCATCTCCTGGGTGGACGTTAGGTTGGAAATGGGCAAAGAAAGAGGTCATATGGAGTATGGTCGGAGCACAAACAACAGAACAAG GTGATTGTTCAAAGTACAAAGGAAACATACCACATTGTTGTAAGAAAGATCCAACGGTTGTAGATTTGCTCCCCGGGACTCCTTACAACCAGCAGATTGCGAACTGCTGCAAAGGCGGTGTCCTGAACTCATGGGTTCAAGACCCTGGCAATGCAGCTAGCTCCTTTCAGATCAGTGTTGGTGCTGCTGgaaccacaaacaaaactgtCCGCGTGCCGAGAAACTTCACTCTCATGGGCCCTGGTCCTGGCTACACTTGTGGTCCAGCTAAGGTTGTTAGACCAACCAAGTTTGTCACCACCGACACACGCAGAACCACTCAAGCTATGA TGACATGGAACATTACATGCACATACTCGCAGTTCCTTGCTCAAAGAACACCCACTTGCTGCGTTTCGTTGTCTTCTTTCTACAACGAAACCATCGTCGGATGTCCAACTTGCGCGTGCGGAtgccaaaacaacaaaacagaGTCTGGCGCCTGTCTCGA CCCTGATACACCGCACTTGGCGTCTGTTGTCTCACCACCCACCAAGAAAGGAACTATTTTGCCGCCACTGGTGCAATGCACGAGACACTTGTGTCCCATCCGAGTGCATTGGCACGTGAAGCAGAACTACAAAGAGTATTGGCGAGTGAAGATCACGATCACAAACTTTAACTACCGTTTAAACTACTCGCAGTGGAACATGGTGGCACAGCATCCGAACTTCGATAACATCACTCAGATCTTCAGTTTCAACTACAAGTCTATCACTCCTTACGCAGGACTAA atgatACGGCGATGTTGTGGGGAGTGAAGTTCTATAATGACTTCTTGTCAGAAGCAGGGCCTCTTGGGAACGTGCAGTCTGAGATTCTGTTCCGTAAGGATCAAGCAACGTTCTCGTTCGAGAAAGGATGGGCTTTTCCTCGTAGGATCTACTTTAATGGAGATAATTGCGTTATGCCGCCTCCTGACACTTACCCTTTTCTTCCCAACGGTGGTTTCCGACCAGAAGTCTCTGTCTTCGCCTCCGTGCTCCTTCCTGTTcttctcgtcttcttcttcttctcagcgTAA